The following proteins come from a genomic window of Leopardus geoffroyi isolate Oge1 chromosome A3, O.geoffroyi_Oge1_pat1.0, whole genome shotgun sequence:
- the GPR45 gene encoding probable G-protein coupled receptor 45 encodes MTCKSWLMLPKKTALSTTPVSSRSKTCNPQTGNGSHQSAEGSPSSRFCPGSKFFPMMACNSSTVETYQYLLPNRSNVSDSGATPPPAPLRISLAIIMMLMIVVGFLGNAVVCIIVYQRPAMRSAINLLLATLAFSDIMLSLCCMPFTAVTLITVHWHFGDYFCRLSATLYWFFVLEGVAILLIISVDRFLIIVQRQDRLNPRRAKRIIAVSWALSFCISAPSLAGRTFVEVPARAPQCVLGYTEFAAERAYVVALVVAVFFVPFGVMLCSYLCILHTVRKNAIRVHNQSDSLDLRQLTRAGLRRRQRQQQVSLDLSFKTKACTTILILFVGFSLCWLPHSVYSLLSVFSRGFYCSSSFYTTSACVLWLSYLKSVFNPIVYCWRIKKFREACIELLPQTVQILPKVPERIRRRIQPSTVYVCNENQSAV; translated from the coding sequence ATGACTTGCAAATCCTGGCTAATGCTCCCAAAGAAAACGGCTCTCTCTACCACTCCAGTATCCTCCAGATCCAAGACATGCAACCCGCAGACAGGAAATGGCAGCCACCAAAGCGCTGAGGGGAGCCCTTCCAGTCGTTTCTGTCCCGGCTCCAAGTTTTTTCCCATGATGGCCTGCAACAGCTCCACCGTCGAGACCTACCAGTACTTGTTGCCGAACCGGAGCAATGTGTCCGACTCCGGGGCCaccccaccacccgcccccctcaGGATATCCTTGGCAATAATCATGATGCTGATGATCGTGGTGGGGTTCCTGGGCAATGCTGTCGTCTGCATCATCGTGTATCAGAGGCCAGCCATGCGCTCCGCCATCAACCTGCTGCTGGCCACGCTGGCCTTCTCCGACATCATGCTGTCCTTATGCTGCATGCCCTTCACGGCCGTCACCCTGATCACGGTCCACTGGCACTTTGGGGATTACTTCTGCCGGCTCTCCGCCACCCTTTACTGGTTTTTTGTCCTGGAGGGCGTGGCCATCCTGCTCATCATCAGCGTGGACCGCTTTCTCATCATCGTCCAACGCCAGGACAGGCTGAACCCGCGGCGGGCCAAGAGGATCATCGCCGTCTCCTGGGCGCTGTCGTTCTGCATCTCGGCCCCCTCGCTGGCAGGCCGGACGTTCGTGGAGGTGCCGGCGCGGGCTCCCCAGTGCGTGCTGGGCTACACGGAGTTCGCGGCGGAGCGCGCCTACGTGGTGGCGCTGGTGGTGGCCGTGTTCTTCGTGCCCTTCGGCGTCATGCTGTGCTCCTACCTGTGCATCCTGCACACCGTGCGCAAGAACGCCATCCGCGTGCACAACCAGTCCGACAGCCTGGACCTCAGACAGCTCACCAGGGCCGGCCTGCGGCGGCGGCAACGGCAACAGCAGGTCAGCTTGGACTTGAGCTTCAAGACCAAGGCCTGCACCACCATCCTGATCCTCTTTGTGGGCTTCTCGCTCTGCTGGCTGCCGCACTCGGTCTACAGCCTCCTGTCCGTGTTCAGCCGGGGGTTCTACTGCAGCTCCTCCTTCTACACCACCAGCGCCTGTGTCCTGTGGCTCAGCTACCTCAAGTCTGTCTTCAACCCCATCGTCTACTGCTGGAGAATCAAAAAATTCCGCGAGGCCTGCATAGAGTTGCTGCCCCAGACCGTCCAGATCCTCCCTAAAGTGCCTGAGCGGATCAGAAGGAGAATCCAGCCAAGCACCGTCTATGTGTGCAATGAAAACCAGTCCGCGGTTTAA